The following coding sequences are from one Wenzhouxiangella sp. AB-CW3 window:
- a CDS encoding glutamate-5-semialdehyde dehydrogenase, giving the protein MGFDDLMEKLGKAARQATRSLAALDGEHRAQALRRCAAAIRNHQADLMAANKQDLEAARERGLAGAMLDRLELTAERIAAMADGLEAIADLPDPLVRVLAEWTRPNGLRIQRVAVPIGVIGVIYESRPNVTADAAGLCLKSGNAVVLRGGSEAVASNRAILAALHEGLEAADVDQGAVQMLPTQDHEAVGAMLRAHQWLDMVVPRGGKRLVARVQADARVPVLAHLDGNNHLYIHSSAEAEMAVEVVANAKMRRPGICGALETLLIDSDALPMLPALVERLTELGCELRGDEALCDLDARLVQASEEDWATEYLDAILAMKVVDGPDEALEHIAHYGSGHTDGIIAADEAVAAAFLVRLDSAIAVHNTSTQFADGGEFGFGAEIGIATGRLHARGPVGVEQLTTFQYRVFGSGQTRS; this is encoded by the coding sequence ATGGGTTTTGACGATTTGATGGAGAAACTCGGCAAGGCCGCGCGCCAGGCGACCCGCAGCCTGGCGGCACTTGATGGTGAACATCGCGCGCAAGCGTTGCGCCGATGTGCCGCGGCCATCCGCAATCACCAAGCCGACTTGATGGCTGCCAATAAGCAAGACCTGGAAGCCGCCCGAGAGCGCGGTCTGGCCGGCGCCATGCTGGATCGGCTGGAACTTACGGCAGAGCGAATTGCCGCCATGGCCGACGGGCTGGAGGCCATTGCCGATTTGCCCGATCCGCTGGTCCGGGTGCTGGCCGAGTGGACCCGGCCCAATGGCCTCAGGATTCAGCGGGTGGCGGTTCCCATCGGCGTGATCGGGGTGATCTACGAGAGTCGGCCGAATGTCACCGCCGATGCCGCCGGCCTGTGCCTGAAATCCGGTAACGCGGTGGTCCTGCGTGGTGGCTCGGAAGCCGTTGCCAGCAACCGGGCCATCCTGGCGGCATTGCATGAAGGGCTGGAAGCAGCCGATGTCGATCAGGGTGCGGTGCAGATGCTGCCGACCCAGGACCATGAGGCGGTCGGCGCCATGCTCAGGGCGCATCAATGGCTGGATATGGTGGTACCGCGCGGCGGCAAGCGTCTGGTGGCCCGGGTGCAGGCCGATGCCCGTGTGCCGGTGCTCGCGCACCTGGATGGCAACAATCACCTCTACATCCACTCTTCGGCCGAAGCGGAGATGGCGGTGGAAGTGGTGGCCAACGCCAAGATGCGTCGCCCCGGTATCTGCGGTGCATTGGAAACACTGCTCATCGACAGCGATGCACTCCCGATGCTGCCGGCGCTTGTCGAGCGGCTGACCGAGCTGGGATGCGAATTGCGCGGCGATGAAGCGCTGTGTGATCTGGATGCGCGTCTGGTTCAAGCCAGCGAGGAAGACTGGGCGACGGAGTACCTTGATGCCATCCTGGCGATGAAAGTGGTGGATGGGCCGGATGAGGCGCTGGAGCATATCGCGCACTATGGTTCCGGTCATACCGATGGCATCATCGCGGCCGACGAGGCAGTCGCCGCTGCCTTTCTGGTGCGGCTCGACAGCGCGATCGCGGTACACAATACCTCGACCCAGTTTGCCGATGGCGGCGAGTTCGGTTTCGGTGCCGAGATCGGCATTGCCACCGGACGCCTGCACGCCCGCGGTCCGGTGGGCGTGGAACAACTGACCACCTTCCAGTACCGGGTCTTCGGCAGCGGTCAGACCCGATCCTGA
- the proB gene encoding glutamate 5-kinase has translation MRAQLQSGRELLVVKVGSSLLIDRRGRLRKSWIYTLVSRLVARGGPAIVVSSGAIALGREALGLAGRPRILAQAQAAAAVGQIHLARSWAEAFARHGGTAAQVLLTLGDLEHRPRYLNARATLEMLLERGIVPIVNENDTVATEEIRFGDNDGLAARVAQLLGARLLLLLSDVDGLYTADPTTSPDARRIDRVESINEDIEALAGAPRSDGVGTGGMISKLRAARIATEAGAHVLLASGLPDDPLGGLIEEAPATLLVAGSRPKAARKQWLRTLQQPAGRLDIDAGALAALQSGSSLLAVGVQAVHGEFGRGDLVTLVGPDGPCGQGLCGYRSEQARCIVGLSSDRIAEVLDEAGRGPLVHRDDLVLF, from the coding sequence ATGCGCGCACAACTCCAATCCGGCCGTGAGCTGCTGGTGGTTAAGGTCGGTTCATCCTTGCTGATCGACCGGCGCGGTCGGTTGCGCAAAAGCTGGATCTATACGCTGGTCAGCCGGCTGGTGGCTCGTGGCGGACCGGCTATCGTGGTGTCTTCCGGGGCCATCGCGCTGGGGCGTGAGGCGCTGGGTCTGGCTGGTCGGCCGCGCATTCTCGCCCAGGCGCAGGCGGCAGCTGCCGTCGGACAGATTCATCTGGCGCGAAGCTGGGCCGAGGCTTTCGCTCGGCATGGCGGCACTGCTGCCCAAGTGCTGCTGACCCTGGGTGATCTCGAGCATCGTCCGCGCTACCTCAATGCCCGCGCCACCCTGGAAATGTTGCTGGAGCGTGGCATCGTGCCGATCGTCAACGAGAACGACACGGTGGCGACCGAGGAAATCCGCTTTGGCGACAACGACGGCCTGGCCGCACGTGTGGCGCAGTTGCTGGGCGCGAGGCTATTGCTGTTGCTCAGCGATGTCGATGGCCTGTATACCGCTGATCCGACCACCAGTCCCGATGCCCGCCGTATTGACCGCGTGGAATCGATCAATGAAGACATCGAAGCCTTGGCCGGTGCACCTCGGTCTGATGGCGTGGGGACCGGCGGCATGATCAGCAAGCTCCGGGCGGCGCGCATTGCCACTGAGGCGGGGGCGCATGTCTTGCTGGCTTCCGGTCTGCCAGATGATCCGCTGGGCGGACTGATCGAGGAAGCGCCGGCCACGCTGCTCGTTGCCGGCTCCAGGCCGAAGGCTGCTCGAAAACAGTGGTTGAGAACGCTGCAGCAGCCCGCGGGCCGACTGGATATCGACGCCGGTGCGCTGGCCGCACTGCAATCGGGTTCCAGCCTGCTGGCCGTTGGCGTGCAGGCGGTGCATGGCGAATTCGGGCGCGGAGACCTGGTCACCCTGGTCGGCCCCGATGGACCGTGCGGGCAGGGGTTGTGCGGCTACCGCTCCGAGCAGGCGCGGTGTATCGTTGGTTTGAGCAGCGACCGTATTGCCGAGGTGCTCGACGAAGCGGGGCGAGGCCCCCTGGTGCATCGGGATGATCTGGTGCTGTTTTGA
- a CDS encoding phospholipase D-like domain-containing protein, producing MTRKTRKWLIISASAAVLVTALSFLLFFNAVPEPMRVAEPLADVPAVDSEEFRHLQTVTLGGAVVAGNRIEIFENGEEIYPAKLEAIENATRSITFETYEYWGEEIGADFAEALASAAERGVSVHAIFDYIGSIQASRDKFDRMEDAGVEVVRWRRPSWYQLSRFNHRTHRKLLVVDGEVGFTGGANVADPWQGHPDDGGYRENHYRFEGPVVAHLQNAFMQNWLNARKKLLYGSEYFPLLENAGELEVQVVNSSPSEGTHRIRLMLLLAFAGARDNIRLATPYFYPDDMIMDALLDATERGVEVDILLPTAEHYSTAVREASRNRWGKLLEANVRIHEYQPSKYHAKLYIVDDYWVSIGSSNLDNRSFRLNDETNAIIMDRELAGTLASQFDRDLERTEGYDLERWEDRAWTRRFLGWLTMTIGWHL from the coding sequence ATGACTCGAAAAACCCGGAAATGGCTGATCATTTCGGCATCGGCTGCGGTCCTTGTAACGGCGCTTTCGTTTCTCCTCTTTTTCAATGCGGTGCCGGAGCCGATGCGGGTGGCCGAACCACTTGCCGACGTTCCGGCGGTCGATAGCGAGGAGTTTCGGCATCTGCAAACGGTCACTCTCGGAGGTGCGGTCGTGGCGGGCAATCGCATCGAGATCTTCGAAAATGGCGAGGAGATCTATCCTGCCAAGCTGGAGGCCATCGAGAACGCAACGCGCAGTATCACCTTTGAAACCTATGAGTACTGGGGAGAGGAGATTGGCGCTGACTTTGCCGAGGCGCTGGCCAGTGCCGCCGAGCGTGGGGTCTCGGTCCACGCCATTTTCGATTACATCGGTTCCATCCAGGCCAGTCGAGACAAGTTCGACCGGATGGAGGACGCCGGAGTGGAGGTGGTGCGCTGGCGAAGACCGTCCTGGTACCAGTTGTCGCGTTTCAATCATCGCACCCATCGGAAGCTGCTGGTCGTGGATGGAGAAGTCGGCTTTACCGGCGGGGCCAACGTGGCCGATCCGTGGCAGGGGCATCCGGACGATGGCGGTTACCGGGAGAATCACTACCGCTTCGAGGGGCCGGTAGTGGCACATTTGCAGAATGCTTTCATGCAGAACTGGCTGAATGCCAGGAAGAAACTGCTTTACGGCTCCGAGTACTTCCCGCTGCTCGAAAATGCCGGTGAACTCGAGGTGCAGGTCGTCAACAGCTCGCCAAGCGAGGGAACGCACCGGATCCGGCTGATGCTGCTGCTGGCTTTTGCCGGTGCCCGTGACAATATTCGCCTGGCGACTCCGTACTTCTATCCCGACGACATGATCATGGATGCCTTGCTGGATGCGACCGAGCGCGGCGTGGAGGTGGATATCCTGCTGCCCACCGCCGAGCATTACAGCACCGCTGTTCGCGAGGCCTCCAGGAATCGATGGGGAAAGCTGCTGGAGGCGAACGTCCGCATTCACGAATACCAGCCCTCGAAGTACCACGCCAAGCTCTACATTGTGGATGACTACTGGGTCTCGATCGGGTCGTCCAACCTGGACAATCGCTCGTTTCGTCTCAACGACGAAACCAATGCCATCATCATGGACCGCGAGCTGGCCGGGACGCTGGCATCGCAGTTCGATCGCGATCTGGAGCGGACGGAAGGCTATGATCTGGAAAGGTGGGAAGATCGAGCCTGGACCCGTCGTTTTCTGGGCTGGCTGACGATGACCATTGGATGGCATCTGTGA
- a CDS encoding type II toxin-antitoxin system HipA family toxin, giving the protein MSTVAEVRLWGRTIGAVALMDGEQTAVFEYAPAFIGSGIEVAPLTMPLSDRVFRFPELSRQTFHGLPGLLADSLPDKFGHLLINAWLARQGRSPGSMNAVERLCYTGRRGMGALEFEPRLGPKARESRHLEVDALVELASEVLSQRDELQASFGEDTSEQAMADILRVGTSAGGARAKAVVAWNPETGEVRSGQVDHGAGFEHWLLKFDGVSGNRDRELDDPQGYGAIEYAYHLMAVDAGIEMTECRLLEENGRRHFMTRRFDRTSDGGKLHMQSLCAMAHFDYNLPGAYSYEQAFQIMRQLGLSMSELEQFYRRAVFNILGRNQDDHVKNIAFLMDRHGQWRLSPVFDLVFSYNPEGDWTARHQMTLNGRRDHFSFDDFRSLAAAAGLKRGRERLIFNEVRSCLLDWPHYASRAGLPAATARRIEQLLRAEDVSPGKSGY; this is encoded by the coding sequence GTGAGTACGGTAGCCGAAGTCCGGCTGTGGGGGCGCACCATTGGTGCCGTTGCCCTGATGGACGGGGAGCAGACGGCCGTTTTCGAGTACGCGCCTGCATTCATCGGCAGCGGGATCGAGGTCGCTCCGCTGACCATGCCGCTGTCTGATCGGGTCTTCCGCTTTCCCGAGTTGTCCCGGCAGACATTTCACGGCTTGCCCGGGTTGCTGGCCGACTCGCTGCCCGACAAGTTCGGCCATCTGCTGATCAATGCCTGGCTGGCCCGGCAGGGGCGCTCACCCGGCTCGATGAATGCGGTCGAGCGCCTCTGCTATACCGGCCGGCGCGGCATGGGCGCACTGGAGTTCGAGCCTCGACTTGGTCCGAAGGCTCGTGAGTCACGTCACCTCGAGGTGGATGCGCTGGTCGAGCTGGCGTCTGAGGTGCTCAGTCAGCGCGATGAGCTGCAGGCCAGTTTCGGCGAGGACACCAGCGAACAGGCCATGGCCGATATCCTGCGCGTGGGGACCTCGGCTGGCGGTGCCAGGGCCAAGGCGGTCGTGGCCTGGAATCCCGAGACCGGCGAAGTGCGTTCCGGCCAGGTCGATCACGGCGCGGGATTCGAGCACTGGTTGCTGAAGTTCGATGGCGTGAGCGGCAACCGTGATCGCGAGCTGGATGATCCGCAGGGATATGGTGCCATTGAGTATGCCTATCACTTGATGGCTGTGGATGCCGGGATTGAGATGACTGAGTGCCGCCTGCTCGAGGAGAACGGCCGCCGGCATTTCATGACCCGGCGATTTGATCGGACATCCGATGGCGGCAAGCTGCACATGCAGTCGCTGTGTGCCATGGCCCACTTCGACTACAACCTGCCGGGTGCCTATAGTTATGAGCAGGCCTTTCAGATCATGCGTCAGCTTGGCTTGTCCATGTCCGAGCTGGAACAGTTCTATCGTCGCGCCGTTTTCAATATCCTCGGCCGCAACCAGGACGATCATGTCAAGAACATTGCTTTCCTGATGGATCGGCACGGCCAATGGCGCCTTTCGCCGGTCTTCGACCTGGTTTTCAGCTACAACCCGGAAGGTGACTGGACGGCCCGCCACCAGATGACGCTCAATGGTCGACGCGATCACTTCAGTTTTGATGATTTCCGCTCACTGGCCGCTGCCGCCGGGCTCAAGCGGGGCCGGGAGCGGCTGATCTTCAACGAGGTCCGCTCCTGTCTGCTGGACTGGCCGCACTACGCCAGCCGTGCCGGATTGCCGGCAGCGACTGCACGCCGTATCGAGCAATTGCTGCGTGCCGAGGACGTCAGCCCCGGAAAGTCGGGCTATTGA
- a CDS encoding helix-turn-helix domain-containing protein produces the protein MSIANTMSDEAVLAELGRRLAQRRLALRLSQAELAERAGVGKRTVERIEAGQSAQMTSVVRLLRVLELMPALDAMIPAETVRPMTLLKQGGKLPQRVRKRDDEQQVREAGSWAWGESE, from the coding sequence ATGAGTATTGCAAATACAATGTCCGATGAAGCGGTGTTGGCCGAGCTGGGGCGGCGGCTGGCGCAGCGGCGGCTGGCGCTTCGTCTGAGTCAGGCCGAGCTGGCCGAACGGGCCGGTGTGGGCAAGCGCACGGTCGAACGTATCGAGGCGGGGCAGTCGGCGCAGATGACCAGTGTGGTCCGGCTGCTGCGCGTGCTGGAGCTGATGCCGGCGCTCGATGCCATGATTCCGGCCGAAACCGTGCGTCCGATGACCCTGCTCAAGCAGGGCGGCAAGCTGCCGCAACGGGTACGCAAGCGCGATGATGAGCAACAGGTGCGGGAGGCTGGGTCCTGGGCCTGGGGTGAGTCCGAGTGA
- a CDS encoding amidohydrolase family protein, translating into MSIRSLFLTCLFIPLFCLAGDQQPWPGEVPERSEGEGPFPRLILRGPVVIDGTGAPPYGPVDIVIEANRIVEVRNVGLGGVFFDDDRRPQADEDTREFDLTGQYVLPGFVDLHGHVGGRGQGVSADYVFRLWMAHGVTTVRDPGSGAGVDWMVEHRRKSADNVITAPRLHPYVTFGSGHDGPITTTEQAREWVRGIADAGAEGIKFFGARPDILEAAIDEAGEVDIGTTMHLAQLHVTRTDMLDAARMGLDSMEHWYGLPESLFTDRRIQDYPHDYNYSDEQDRFAEAGKLWRQAAGLDSERWQQVRDELIEMDFTIVPTFNIYQANRDFMRERTAEWHPLYTKPALWDFFEPSRTAHGSYWFDWTSGIENDWKDNFRRWMEHINDYKNHGGRVVTGSDSGFIYKTYGFGFISELELLQEAGFHPLEVLRAATLSGAEALGIDDELGTIEPGKLADLVVVEENPLANFKVLYGTGAVRVDEDNNVYRTGGVRYTIKDGIVYDAEQLREGIRAKVREAWEAEGRELTQPGM; encoded by the coding sequence GTGTCGATTCGCAGCCTGTTCCTGACTTGCCTGTTCATCCCCCTGTTCTGCCTGGCCGGGGACCAGCAGCCCTGGCCCGGCGAGGTGCCGGAGCGCTCGGAAGGGGAGGGTCCCTTTCCCAGGCTGATTCTGCGCGGGCCCGTGGTCATCGACGGCACCGGTGCGCCTCCCTACGGCCCGGTGGACATCGTGATCGAAGCCAATCGGATCGTCGAGGTGCGTAACGTTGGCCTGGGTGGCGTGTTCTTCGATGATGACCGGCGACCCCAAGCCGATGAGGACACGCGGGAGTTCGATCTGACCGGTCAGTACGTACTGCCGGGATTTGTTGACCTGCACGGTCATGTTGGTGGGCGCGGCCAGGGCGTCTCGGCCGATTACGTGTTCCGGCTGTGGATGGCCCATGGTGTGACCACGGTGCGTGATCCGGGCAGCGGTGCTGGCGTGGACTGGATGGTCGAGCATCGTCGAAAGAGCGCGGACAACGTGATTACCGCACCACGGCTGCATCCATATGTCACTTTCGGCAGCGGACATGACGGGCCCATCACCACGACGGAGCAGGCACGTGAGTGGGTACGTGGCATTGCCGATGCCGGGGCAGAGGGCATCAAGTTCTTTGGCGCTCGTCCGGACATCCTCGAAGCGGCCATTGACGAGGCCGGGGAGGTGGACATCGGCACCACCATGCACTTGGCACAGCTGCATGTAACCCGCACCGACATGCTGGATGCCGCCCGCATGGGCCTGGACAGCATGGAGCACTGGTATGGCCTGCCCGAATCCCTTTTCACCGACCGGCGTATCCAGGACTATCCACACGACTACAACTACAGCGACGAGCAGGACCGCTTTGCCGAGGCCGGCAAGCTGTGGCGTCAGGCGGCAGGCCTGGACAGTGAGCGCTGGCAGCAGGTGCGCGATGAACTCATCGAGATGGACTTCACCATCGTGCCCACCTTCAATATCTACCAGGCCAATCGCGATTTCATGCGCGAGCGTACGGCCGAGTGGCATCCGCTCTATACCAAGCCGGCCCTTTGGGATTTCTTCGAGCCTTCGCGCACCGCCCATGGCTCGTACTGGTTCGACTGGACCAGCGGCATCGAGAACGACTGGAAGGACAACTTCCGTCGCTGGATGGAGCACATCAACGACTACAAGAACCACGGCGGCCGTGTGGTCACCGGCTCGGATTCCGGTTTCATCTACAAGACCTACGGGTTTGGCTTCATCAGCGAGCTGGAACTGCTCCAGGAGGCCGGCTTCCATCCACTGGAAGTGCTGCGTGCGGCCACGCTCAGCGGGGCCGAGGCGCTCGGCATCGACGACGAACTCGGCACCATCGAGCCCGGCAAGCTGGCCGACCTGGTGGTCGTGGAGGAAAACCCGCTGGCCAATTTCAAGGTGCTCTACGGCACGGGCGCCGTCCGCGTCGATGAGGACAACAACGTCTATCGCACCGGTGGGGTGCGCTACACCATCAAGGACGGCATCGTCTACGATGCCGAACAATTGCGCGAGGGCATTCGCGCCAAGGTGCGTGAAGCCTGGGAAGCCGAAGGTCGTGAACTGACCCAGCCGGGAATGTAG
- a CDS encoding transcriptional regulator, translated as MSAPRFNDIIHPPTRLRICAVLSPLDDVEFGVVRDEVGVSDSVLSKQVAHLEQAGYVKVIKRTVNTRQRTWLSLTPRGRKAFSAHMAELRRLAQLARV; from the coding sequence ATGAGTGCACCACGTTTCAACGACATCATTCACCCGCCGACCCGGCTGCGCATATGTGCAGTGCTCTCGCCGCTGGACGATGTCGAGTTCGGCGTGGTGCGTGACGAGGTGGGGGTTTCGGATTCCGTGCTGTCGAAACAGGTGGCTCACCTGGAGCAGGCCGGTTACGTAAAGGTGATCAAGCGTACCGTCAATACCCGCCAACGCACCTGGTTGTCGCTGACACCACGGGGTCGAAAGGCCTTCTCGGCACACATGGCAGAGCTCCGCCGCCTCGCGCAACTTGCCCGAGTCTGA
- the hutU gene encoding urocanate hydratase — MNETARSGVTAPVIRAPHGTTLSCRGWHQEAALRMLMNNLDPAVAEKPDELIVYGGTGKAARNWDCYHAIVRTLQRLNDDETLLIQSGKPVGVIRTHDMAPRVLIANSNLVPRWGNWDTFRELEAQGLTMYGQMTAGSWIYIGSQGIVQGTYETFAELARQRFDGSLAGKLTVTAGLGGMGGAQPLAVTMNDGHCIGVEVDEWRIDRRVETGYCDVKATSIDEAMALIEKSDGPLSVGLLGNIAEVLPDMLARDIVPDCLTDQTSAHDLRHGYIPVGYSLEEAASLRQSDPKTYDEKVLDSMVVHVETMLEMQKRGAITFDYGNNLRGQVADLRGMNNAFDFPGFVPAYIRPLFCRGAGPFRWAALSGNPADIAATDQAILELFPEKEHLKRWIHQAREKIHFQGLPARICWLEYGERAEAGEKFNWLVEKGKVDAPIVIGRDHLDCGSVASPNRETEAMKDGSDAIADWPILNALVNTACGASWVSVHHGGGVGIGYSLHAGMVSLADGTKQGYERLQRVLTADPGMGVIRHVDAGYEEAVSTAKERGVDVPMLD, encoded by the coding sequence ATGAATGAGACCGCCCGATCGGGTGTCACTGCACCCGTAATCCGTGCCCCTCATGGCACGACCCTGAGTTGCAGGGGCTGGCATCAGGAAGCCGCCCTGCGCATGCTGATGAACAATCTCGATCCAGCCGTGGCCGAGAAGCCCGATGAACTGATTGTCTACGGCGGCACGGGCAAGGCCGCGCGCAACTGGGACTGCTACCACGCGATTGTTCGGACACTGCAACGACTCAACGACGATGAGACCCTGCTGATCCAGTCCGGCAAGCCGGTGGGCGTGATCCGCACCCACGACATGGCCCCACGCGTGCTGATCGCCAATTCCAACCTGGTGCCGCGCTGGGGCAACTGGGACACGTTCCGCGAGCTCGAGGCGCAGGGTCTGACCATGTATGGGCAGATGACCGCCGGCTCCTGGATCTACATCGGTTCACAGGGCATCGTCCAGGGCACCTATGAAACCTTTGCCGAGCTGGCCCGCCAGCGCTTTGACGGATCCCTCGCCGGCAAACTCACAGTCACCGCGGGTCTCGGCGGCATGGGCGGTGCCCAGCCGCTGGCTGTCACCATGAACGACGGGCACTGTATTGGGGTGGAAGTCGATGAATGGCGCATTGACCGCCGCGTCGAGACCGGCTACTGCGACGTCAAGGCCACGTCCATCGACGAGGCCATGGCGCTGATTGAGAAATCGGACGGACCGCTGTCAGTGGGCCTGCTGGGCAATATTGCCGAAGTGCTGCCGGACATGCTGGCTCGCGACATCGTCCCGGACTGCCTGACCGACCAGACCTCGGCCCATGATCTCAGGCACGGCTACATCCCGGTCGGATACTCGCTGGAAGAAGCGGCATCCCTGCGCCAGTCCGACCCGAAGACCTACGACGAAAAGGTACTCGATTCCATGGTCGTTCATGTCGAGACCATGCTCGAGATGCAGAAGCGCGGCGCGATCACATTCGACTACGGCAACAACCTGCGCGGCCAGGTCGCCGACCTGCGCGGCATGAACAATGCCTTCGACTTTCCGGGGTTCGTGCCGGCCTATATCCGGCCACTGTTCTGCCGCGGCGCCGGCCCCTTCCGCTGGGCCGCGCTCTCGGGCAACCCGGCCGACATCGCCGCCACCGACCAGGCCATTCTCGAACTATTTCCGGAAAAGGAACACCTGAAGCGCTGGATTCACCAGGCCCGGGAGAAAATTCACTTCCAGGGGCTTCCGGCACGCATCTGCTGGCTGGAGTATGGCGAACGCGCCGAGGCTGGCGAGAAATTCAACTGGCTGGTCGAGAAAGGCAAGGTCGACGCCCCCATCGTCATCGGCCGCGACCACCTTGATTGCGGCTCGGTCGCCTCACCCAACCGCGAGACCGAAGCGATGAAGGACGGCTCGGATGCCATTGCCGACTGGCCGATTCTCAATGCCCTGGTCAATACCGCCTGCGGTGCGAGCTGGGTTTCAGTTCATCATGGCGGTGGTGTGGGTATCGGCTATTCGCTGCATGCCGGCATGGTGTCGCTGGCCGACGGCACGAAACAAGGCTACGAGCGCCTGCAACGCGTTTTGACTGCCGATCCCGGTATGGGCGTGATCCGCCATGTCGATGCCGGCTACGAAGAAGCCGTGAGCACGGCGAAAGAACGCGGCGTGGACGTGCCGATGCTCGACTGA